The Candidatus Poribacteria bacterium genome contains a region encoding:
- a CDS encoding acetylxylan esterase, with the protein MPPSSEIQFSSAEFLDHDFVNHKPRLSFDGDTDNAWQDWRTQLLPELREQLGPFPDEAFPLNPRIVSTESHDKITIHKVIYHSREDAPVPAYLSIPKGVTAKAPAILCIHGHVPGGKENVISGDGQFGAPYGRDLVEQGVITLCPDNAGMGERAHPSGGCDFLWRRLNYLGYDLTGYRVYDLMRGVDYLQSLPEVDQNRIGIAGLSGGCWLGIVHAALDERVQAAVLSGYFTTFAQTSWFGHCICHHPKGIGDLCEMPDIAGLIAPRPIFVEWGTEDVSRPVHPAFEMAQEIYRAANAGDQIILQEFEAGHLFSGEQSLPWLVQTLSQR; encoded by the coding sequence ATGCCTCCATCATCTGAAATACAATTTTCATCGGCAGAGTTCCTCGATCACGATTTTGTAAATCATAAACCCCGTTTATCGTTCGACGGGGATACCGATAATGCGTGGCAGGATTGGCGAACCCAACTGCTTCCTGAATTGCGAGAGCAGCTTGGACCCTTCCCGGACGAAGCGTTTCCTCTAAATCCGCGAATCGTTTCCACCGAATCGCATGACAAGATAACGATCCACAAAGTGATCTACCACTCACGAGAGGACGCTCCGGTTCCCGCCTATCTGTCAATCCCCAAAGGCGTAACAGCGAAAGCACCGGCTATCCTCTGTATCCACGGACATGTGCCGGGCGGCAAAGAGAACGTCATCTCCGGTGATGGACAGTTCGGTGCCCCTTATGGTCGTGATCTCGTGGAGCAAGGCGTTATCACGTTGTGTCCTGATAACGCTGGGATGGGAGAACGCGCTCACCCGTCGGGCGGTTGTGATTTCCTCTGGCGACGCCTGAACTATCTCGGATACGATCTGACAGGCTATCGGGTCTACGACCTGATGCGGGGCGTGGACTACCTTCAAAGCCTGCCAGAGGTGGATCAGAATCGAATCGGAATTGCAGGGTTATCCGGCGGGTGCTGGCTTGGCATCGTTCATGCCGCACTAGATGAACGGGTTCAAGCAGCGGTATTAAGTGGCTATTTTACAACCTTCGCACAAACGTCATGGTTTGGACACTGTATCTGCCACCACCCAAAAGGCATCGGTGATCTATGTGAAATGCCCGACATTGCGGGGCTTATCGCACCGCGCCCAATCTTTGTAGAGTGGGGAACGGAGGACGTGAGTCGCCCGGTACACCCCGCCTTTGAGATGGCACAGGAGATCTACCGCGCTGCGAATGCCGGTGACCAGATCATCTTGCAAGAATTTGAGGCCGGACACCTCTTTTCGGGGGAACAATCGTTGCCGTGGTTGGTCCAAACGCTGTCGCAGAGGTAG
- a CDS encoding Gfo/Idh/MocA family oxidoreductase: MNPLRIAVIGAGAYETSRSRGYQAVIKQLTDLYTFCAICDRNAEACRAAAETYDIPAQYTDVEEMLQSEKPDVVFCLTPTDSLNVMAMTVAKHRINVITEIPIAISLPIADAITETCRQNGVKYEIAENVWHWPHEQLKQKIVREGTLGQIRHARLWYASGSYHGINAIRMILGCEPIRALGYAAEVPTQPYTGYGDEAMKTRWWESGIIEFPGGITCLYEMPPPGARSSHWEIEGTEGHLSGDQLTLYNGGGSYQIEDVYTEVDGEQVLDHVRIETSPPIIWSNPFAKYKISASDDVAKASILHSMYRAVTEDIEPAYGSINARRDLELWIAIRESARRGSAWITLPIQEMTGFERQIHEAYERKYGGHPISGVDALKDATFRRASVIWAVAGWL, from the coding sequence ATGAACCCTTTACGAATTGCTGTAATTGGTGCAGGGGCTTACGAGACCTCCCGCTCACGCGGCTATCAAGCGGTCATCAAGCAACTGACAGACCTCTACACATTCTGCGCCATCTGCGACAGAAATGCCGAGGCGTGTCGTGCCGCAGCCGAGACCTACGACATCCCAGCGCAATACACAGATGTCGAGGAGATGCTTCAATCCGAAAAGCCAGACGTGGTCTTCTGTTTGACACCAACCGATTCGCTCAACGTCATGGCGATGACGGTCGCCAAGCACCGGATCAACGTCATCACCGAAATACCCATCGCTATCTCGCTGCCAATTGCAGACGCTATCACGGAGACGTGCCGGCAGAACGGTGTCAAATACGAAATCGCCGAAAATGTCTGGCACTGGCCCCATGAGCAGTTGAAACAGAAGATTGTCCGGGAGGGAACCCTTGGACAGATACGACATGCGCGACTCTGGTACGCATCGGGCAGCTATCACGGCATCAACGCGATCCGCATGATCCTCGGCTGCGAGCCGATACGTGCTTTGGGATATGCAGCCGAAGTCCCGACACAGCCCTACACCGGCTACGGTGACGAAGCGATGAAGACACGGTGGTGGGAGTCAGGCATCATTGAGTTTCCGGGAGGAATCACCTGCCTCTACGAGATGCCACCGCCGGGAGCGCGTAGCAGCCATTGGGAGATTGAAGGTACAGAGGGACATCTCTCCGGGGATCAGTTGACCCTTTACAACGGTGGTGGGAGTTACCAAATTGAGGATGTCTATACAGAAGTTGACGGCGAACAGGTGTTAGACCATGTGCGGATAGAGACCTCCCCGCCAATTATATGGTCAAATCCGTTTGCAAAGTACAAGATCTCCGCGTCGGACGACGTTGCCAAAGCGAGCATCCTCCACAGTATGTATCGCGCCGTGACGGAGGATATTGAGCCTGCATACGGCTCCATCAACGCCCGACGGGATCTGGAGTTGTGGATCGCAATTCGGGAGAGCGCCCGACGCGGGAGTGCGTGGATAACTTTGCCAATTCAGGAAATGACGGGTTTTGAACGCCAGATCCATGAAGCGTATGAGCGTAAATACGGAGGACATCCGATTTCAGGAGTCGATGCCCTCAAGGATGCAACCTTCAGGCGAGCAAGTGTGATCTGGGCAGTTGCGGGGTGGTTGTAA